cagaggttgcagtgagccgagattgcgccactgcactccagcctgagcaacaagagcaagactccgtctcaaaaaaaaaaaaagaaacaaattaaccCATCAAAAATAGTAAAAGATTATGTAAATATCTTCAAATCTAGTTTTTGATAAAGATAATGGACTTTTCAGTGGGAAAACGTTGAGCAAGGCATATGAATGACATAAAGAATGTGACACAAAAATAGCAGTTCCAAACAGGATCTGCCTATACTTATCATTTATTCTTGAGGTAAATAGACACTTAAAATtcataagaaaaacattttaggccgggcgcggtggctcacgcctgtaatcccagcactttgggagccccaggcaggaggatcacaagatcgggagattgagaccatcctggctaacacggtgaaaccccatctctactaaaaaatacaaaaaaattagccgggcgtggtggctggcacctgtagtcccagctacttgggaggctgaggtaggagaatagcgtgaacccaggaggcggaggttgcagtgagccgagatcaagccattgtactccagcctgggcgatagagcaagactccatctcaaaagaaaaaaagaaaaacatttaaaaaacagttttaattaCATCAaattgaaaaaacacaaaaatatataaaaactggaaaactgaGTACTCAAATGCATAAATCTACTAAAAATTAGTGAATTGTATACTTAATATAGGTTGgttttatggtatgtgaaattatacttcagtaaaactgtaaaaacatagacaggccaggtgcagtggtcacgcctgtaatcccagcactttgggaggctgaggcaggtagatcacgaggtcaggagttcaagaccagcctggccaagatggtgtatctactaaaaacacaaaaaattagctaggtgtggtggcacgtgcctgtaatcccagcaattcgggaggctgaggcagagaattcctTAAACCcagaggcagtgagccaagatcacgccactgcactccagtctgggtgacagagtgagattctgtctcaaaaacaaacaaacaaacaaaaacaaaacgcagacaacacacacaccccccccaaaaattaaaaaaaaaaaacaaaaaaaaaaactctggaagactgaaaacttcattttcttcctgtgcCTCCACCTTCCAAACCTTTTACCAAAACATAactaacaggttttttttctatgcatatgtaaacatatgtatatctttttttgtatatatatactttttaattggATAATATAGATAACAGTTTTCTGTAacttgctcttttaaaaataaaaatgtatggtGGGCAGTCTTTCATGTTTGTACATTAGAGCTAAGCTGCATTTATTTCAATGACTGCAGAGTCTTAACTGGTATTTGAAGTTGACATCTccagtggcacaagcctgtaatcccagcaatttgggagggcaaggtgggcggatcacttgaggtcaggagtttgagaccagcctggccaacatggtgaaaccccgtctctactaaaaatacaaaaaaaaaaaacctctaaaattCATGAGGAGTATTTTACTCTGCCTGCCCAAGTGTTGTTATAAGATCTTGCAAAAGATCTTACCATTCTGTGGCTGAATTCCAGCTCTCTTTGGATTGTTCTTTGCCTCTATATTTAAGTTCCCACTGAAAAGATATCTTCTTCTGTAATGAGggtgtctttattattttcattgttactaatatttaaaaatttcctctCTCACATATcacattatttgctttttaattgaagTGTGCCCCCCCACCACCACTGCTAAGGAGATCCCAAAATCCTTCTAAGATAAGGAAATGTAAACTATTTTCAGGAAGAATGTTTATGGTAAAACTCAAGAGCCCTTGATATTTGGATCATACCTGAGCCTCTCAAGGCACACACTTtccctcttttttaaatttaatttttaattgtttgttgtttgttttattttcactctACTTTTTCTTGCCTAGGGAAATGATGGCATTATATGGAATAATAAAGCATCACGTCAGTAGCCTTTATGTTAAAACAGACCAAAAGTCAAGTACTGATTTATCAGTTTGACATATGGAGGTGAATATTTCCTTCCTAAAATATGAtgtgcaatttcttttttaaaacctttctCAGGATAGAGAGATGAACTACCAACAGAATCCTAGAGAcaactttctttctttggaggacTGCAAAGACATTGAAAATCTGGAGTCTTTCACAGATGTCCTGGATAATGAGGGTGCTTTAACCTCAAACTGGGAACAGTGGGATACATACTGTGAAGACCTAACAAAATATACCAAACTTACCAGCTGTGACATCTGGGGAACAAAAGAAGTGGATTACTTGGGTCTTGATGACTTTTCTAGTCCTTACCAAGATGAAGAGGTTATAAGTAAAACTCCAACTTTAGCTCAACTTAATAGTGAGGACTCACAGTCTGTTTCTGATTCCCTTTATTACCCCGATTCACTTTTCAGTGTCAAACAAAATCCCTTACCCACTTCATTCCCTGGTAAAAAGATCACAAGCAGAGCAGCTGCTCCTGTGTGTTCTTCTAAGACTCTGCAGGCTGAGGTCCCTTTGTCAGACTGTGTCCAAAAAGCAAGTAAACCCACTTCAAGCACACAAATCATGGTGAAGACCAACATGTATCATAATGAAAAGGTGAACTTTCATGTTGAATGTAAAGACTATGTAAAAAAGGCAAAGGTAAAGATCAACCCAGTGCAACAGAGCCGGCCCTTGTTGAGCCAGATTCACACAGATGCAGCAAAGGAGAACACCTGCTACTGTGGTGCAGTGGCaaagagacaagagaaaaaagggaTGGAGCCTCTTCAAGGTCATGCCACTCCCGCTTTGCCTTTTAAAGAAACCCAGGAACTATTACTAAGTCCCTTACCCCAGGAAGGTCCTGGGTCACTTGCAGCAGGAGAGAGCAGCAGTCTTTCTGCCAGTACATCAGTCTCAGATTCATCCCAGAAAAAAGAAGAGCACAATTATTCTCTTTTTGTCTCCGACAACTTGGGTGAACAGCCAACCAAATGCAGTCCTGAAGAAGatgaggaggacgaggaggatgTTGATGATGAGGACCATGATGAAGGATTCGGCAGCGAGCATGAACTGTCTgaaaatgaggaggaggaagaagaggaagaggattaTGAAGATGATAAGGATGATGATATTAGTGATACTTTCTCTGAACCAGGTATTATCATGCTTGCAAGCTTACCAGACTGACCTTTGTATTACTATTTTGAAATAGAAAGGTTTTGGTTTCTATTTTGTTtggataatttctttattttagtttGGGAATTAAATGACTTAAACCTTGGCTTGAATGATCACTTTTGCTCACATAGGGATTCATAAGCTAATTCCTTGAgggcttattttttattattttatttcttattttcaaaattaaaatagacATGGGAGCttgttgttgttgcccaggctggtctcaaactcctgggctcaggctatcctcccaccttggcctcctaaagtgttgggattacaggcgtgagccactgtgcccagctgaggaCATACTCTTAATGTATCTTATGTTAAGTGACCTGTTTTGTCATTCACTTGAGCATTTATGCTAAGACACCaagaatttattgttttaaaaatattcctgtttagggccaggcacagtggctcacgcctgtaatcccagcactttgggaggccgaggtgggtggatcacctgaggtcaggagttaaagaccagcctgaccaacacagcaaaaccctgtctctaccaaaaatacaaaaattaggtgttgtggcactcacctgtaatcccagctactccggaggttgaggcaggagaatcacttgaacccaggaggctgaagttgtggtgagctgagattgcgccattgcactccaacctgggcaataagagtgaaagtctgtctcaacaacaacaaaaaataataaataaaaatattcctgtTTATGCATGTGTCTCTCTATTATAGTTGAGATAAGTTAGGAGTATACAGAATGTTGAACCAAGTGATGATGGTTTATATTACTCATGCCAATACCCAACAAAGTCTATTTATGAATAATGTAAAAGAGAGCATTTTCTTTGTGTCTgctaacattttaatttacatcatattttcctatttaagaaaaatacatgcTGTAATTTGGTGAGCATGAAGGAGACTCTGCTTTATTTATATACAGTGCATATAAAtaaaagggacaaagaaaatgaaatctgtGGGGGAACTGGTTCATTTTAGCATTTACATGCTTGGGCTTTTGGCACTGTTGGCTTGTGcagtttatttataaaaatggtaTTGCCAAGTGGCACATGGTTGAAAATGCACAAAGAAGTAAAGATCTTCAAATTTAAACTAaagttattttcttcaaaaatggtGTTGATACTAACTCTGCATGAAAACTaagttattattataaaaaaagaaaccgAAATATCAAAGAGAACCCTTTTGTTATAATGATGattgctggaatttcaggcagtataaacatagatatttaattttctgaaagGTGTTTAAAGTATAATACCTGTATTGTAACTAGTGAAACGTTATTATTACTAAGAACTTTTCCTTTGGTGAAATCTTTCTGTTACACAAATGTTTAGATTTATGCATTTGACACAAACAAATTTTTTGATTTGGGTGGAGTTTCAGGTAAGTAAAAGATACTTGAATATGGAAGAAAAGGGTTTGTGCCTTCTTCGTTGGTGTACTGTACAACTCTATGTAGTCTAGATAGAATAATGGTCTTTTTATAATACAGGAAAATTTTTCTCTTGGCAAGTGAATAAAATCTGCTTTGAGATGTTTCAAGGAGACTTTGACTATAGGTAGGGGTAATTTATATAACTCCCTGCACTTGGAAGATCATAGTGCTGTTCATGAGTGGTCCTTAAAGTCTTGACAGATCAGTCCTGTTGCTTTGAGTCTCATATGTAGGAGTAGGGGAAGGGTGAGACAAAGAGAGGATGGGTAATTAAGGGAAATGGCAAATGTAGGGAAGGAAATGCCTTTAGCAGCTGGTGCTTAAAGGAATATATAGATCAGAAGGAGTCAGTAAATCCTACAGTAAACCCTACCATCATCAAGGCAGCAGGGACTACATTATCTACCTGACTTTTGAttgtagttttgcttttctttgacttttcccCCACAACTTTATCAGGGTGTGTTTGCAAATAgaaattgtatatgtttaaagtgtacaacatgttttgatacatgtacacgttgtgaaatgattaccaaaaTCAGGCTAGTTAACATACCCATCACTTCACATTGTAgggtggtaagaacatttaacatctACTCTCTTAACAAATTTTGCCTACAcaatacagttttgttttgttttgttttttgagacaagatatGGCTCAGTTGCCTaccctgcagtgcagtggcacagtcttggcttactgcaacctccgcttccctggCTCAAGCTACCCTCCCACtacagccttccaagtagctaggaccacaggtgtgcaccatcatgcccagctaatttttgtatcttttgttgagatagggttttgccatgttgcccaggcaagtcttgaacttgtgagctAAGCCACCtgcccgcctcgcctcccaaagtgctgggattacaggcgtgagccaccactcccagcccagtATTGTTATATGTAGTCACAATGCTGTATGTTAGATCTCCAGAGCTTATTCatcctgcataactgaaactttgtaccttttgaccaacattcttcccatttcccccaacccccagcccctggcagcctccattctactttctactctCTGATcctgagtttgactttttttctaagatttcccatataagtgagatcatgctgtatttgtctttctgtgcctggcttatttcacttagcataatatcttccaggttcatccacgttaTCACAAAGACAGgatgtcctttctttttaaggctgaataatattcctgtgtgtgtgggcatgtgtgtataactcttacattttctttatgtgtgtGTTCATTGTTGGCCCCTTTGTTGATTCCTTATCTTGGATTATGTGAATACTGTTGCAGTGAACataggaatgcagatatctcttcaagatactgACTATTTATTTTGGCTGTAtccccagaagtgggattgctggatcatatgatctttctatttttaattttttgaggaacttccaggCTGTTTTCCATAAAgactgtaccaatttacattcccaccaatagtttacaagagttctctttttttccacatcctcaacaacacttgctatcatttatctttttgataatagccatggtgacaggtatgaggtgatatctcattgtggctttcgtttatatttctctgatgattagtggtattgagcatgttttcatatacttcttggccatttggatgtcttttaaaaaatgtttattcaggtcctttgcccattttttaattggattgttttcttgctattacATTGTTTgggttccttgtatattttggatattaactccttatcagacgtatggtttgcagatatttttctttcatttcataggtagtctcttcactctgttaattgtttattttgctgtgtggGGAGCTTTTTGGTTTGATGcaatctcatttgtttatttttgcttttgttgccagtGCTTTTGgagttatatatttaaaaaatcattgcccataCCAATGTCAAGAATCCTTTTTCGTGTTTTCTCCTAGTATTTTTATTGTTAGTTTTTATgtttgagtctttaatccattttgagttgattttttaatatggtaTGAGATAAGAGTCTCCAATTTCATTATTCTGCCtttgaatatccagttttctcataaccatttattgaagagactatcctgtTGTTTCTGGCACCTTTGCCAAAGATTAATTAATGGGACATAATGTgggaatttatttctgggctgtttCATTGgtatatatgtctgtttttatgccagtaccatattgttataattactatagctttgtaatatattttgaaatcagataatatgatgcctccagctttgtttttcttgccccagatagctttggctattcagaaTCTTTTGTGATTTCATATGGCTTTTAGGgtctttttccctttatttaaggattgcattgaatctgtggttcactttgggtaatatggatATTTTGGccatattaattcttccaatccatacaCAGAGgatatccttttatttatttgtgtcttcagtttctttcaccagtgttgtatagttttcagtgtatagatttttcaccttcttggttaaatttttttctaagtttttttttggtgtgatactattgtaaatgggattgtttttcttatttcttttttggatagttAGCAtgtagaaacacaactgatttttgaataatgatttttatcctgcagctttactgaattAGTTTATTCGTTCTAACAATTTTATCTAACAATTATgaagtcctttttctttttttttctttttctttttctttctttgttttttttttttttttttgaggcagagtcttgctctgttgcccaggctggagtgcagtggcgcgatcttgactcactgcaagctctgcctcccgggttcacgccattctcctgcctcaacctcccaagtagctgggactacaggagcccgccaccatgcccagctaattttttgtatttttttaagtagagacggggtttcactatgtgagccaggatggtcttgatttcccttacctcatgatccgcccgccttggcctcccaaagtgctgggattacaggcgtgagccactgcacccggccctcgtctttagggttttctatatacaagatcatGGCATCCACTAACAGAGacaatttcttttcctatttggatgcctttctttctttgttttgtttctttccctgcctcccttccctcccttcctgtcttccctccctccctcccttccttttgtctttccttccccccctccccctcccctcccttcgcttcccccttcccctcccttccccctccccttccttcccctctccttccctctcccttcccctcccccctcccctccggTACtactcctctcccttcccccgtccctccccctttcccctccccctttcccctccccctccccctccccttccccctccccttccccctccccttcccccttcccccttctcccttcccccctcccctttcccatctcctcccccctcccctcccttttccctcctctcccctcctttcttctccccttttcttcccttccctccccttctcttcccttccctccccttctcttcccttccctccccttccctttcttttgcaTAATTTCTCTAGGTAGGACTTATATTATTATCAATATATTGAATAGTAGTTGagagaatgggcatccttgtcatgttcctggtcttagagaaaaagctttcaggtTTTCATCACTGAGTACaatgttagctatgggtttgtcGTATacggcctttattatgttgaggtacgtTCCTTTTATATGTAATTTGTTAAGTGTTTTTTGTCATGAAAgcatgttgaatttttttaagcaaattcTTTCAGATCTTGAagcatgttgaattttgtcacatgTTCTTTCcatatctattgagatgatcatattatttttatccttcagtctgttaatgtggtatatcattGGTTGATATGCATAtattgaatcatccttgcatctcaAAGACAAATCCCACTTAATCATGATGTATgattcttttaatgtgctgttgaatatgGCTTGCtcgtattttgttgaggatttttgcatccatgtccatcagggatactggcctgtggtttttttttttttttttttccgagacggagtcttgctctgtcccctaggctggagtgcagtggcgtgatctcggctcactgcaagccctgcctcctaggttcacgccattctcctgcctcagcctcccaagtagctgggactacaggcgcctgccaccacacccggctaatttttttgtatttttagtagagacggggtttcaccatgttagccaggatggtctcgatctcctgacctcgtgatccgcccgccttggcctcccaaagtgctgggattacaggcttgagccaccacgcccggcctggccCGTGGTTTTCTTACCTCATGTGTTCTTGTTTAGTTTTGGTATCAtggtgatactggcctcataaaatgggttTGGAAATGTTCTCTCCTCTACATTTCCTTTGGAAGGATTTATATTAATTCTTCCTTCAATACTTGAGttttttgtaagttttttgtAAGTTTTTGTAAGTTTTTTGTAACTCattgagagttttttgtttgtttgtttgagacggagtcttactctgtcacccaggttggagtgcagtggcacgatctcggctcactgcaatcttcacctcctgggttaagtgattctcgtgcctcagcctcccaagcagttggcactacaggcactcaccaccatacctggctaatttttgtatttttagtagagatgaggttttgccatgttggccaggctagtctggaacaccagacctcaggtgatctgcccaccttggcctcccgaaatgctgggattacagatgtgagcccccgtgcccggctGACagtttttaattactgattcagtGTTCTttcttgttattggtttgttcagcttttctattttttctc
The Macaca mulatta isolate MMU2019108-1 chromosome 6, T2T-MMU8v2.0, whole genome shotgun sequence DNA segment above includes these coding regions:
- the CREBRF gene encoding CREB3 regulatory factor isoform X2, encoding MDPPFGDAFRSHTFSEQTLMSTDLLANSSDPDFMYELDREMNYQQNPRDNFLSLEDCKDIENLESFTDVLDNEGALTSNWEQWDTYCEDLTKYTKLTSCDIWGTKEVDYLGLDDFSSPYQDEEVISKTPTLAQLNSEDSQSVSDSLYYPDSLFSVKQNPLPTSFPGKKITSRAAAPVCSSKTLQAEVPLSDCVQKASKPTSSTQIMVKTNMYHNEKVNFHVECKDYVKKAKVKINPVQQSRPLLSQIHTDAAKENTCYCGAVAKRQEKKGMEPLQGHATPALPFKETQELLLSPLPQEGPGSLAAGESSSLSASTSVSDSSQKKEEHNYSLFVSDNLGEQPTKCSPEEDEEDEEDVDDEDHDEGFGSEHELSENEEEEEEEEDYEDDKDDDISDTFSEPGYENDSVEDLKEMTSISSRKRGKRRYFWEYSEQLTPSQQERMLRPSEWNRDTLPSNMYQKNGLHHGKYAVKKSRRTDVEDLTPNPKKLLQIGNELRKLNKVISDLTPVSELPLTARPRSRKEKNKLASRACRLKKKAQYEANKVKLWGLNTEYDNLLFVINSIKQEIVNRVQNPRDERGPNMGQKLEILIKDTLGLPVAGQTSEFVNQVLEKTAEGNPTGGLVGLRIPTSKV
- the CREBRF gene encoding CREB3 regulatory factor isoform X1; translation: MPQPSVSGMDPPFGDAFRSHTFSEQTLMSTDLLANSSDPDFMYELDREMNYQQNPRDNFLSLEDCKDIENLESFTDVLDNEGALTSNWEQWDTYCEDLTKYTKLTSCDIWGTKEVDYLGLDDFSSPYQDEEVISKTPTLAQLNSEDSQSVSDSLYYPDSLFSVKQNPLPTSFPGKKITSRAAAPVCSSKTLQAEVPLSDCVQKASKPTSSTQIMVKTNMYHNEKVNFHVECKDYVKKAKVKINPVQQSRPLLSQIHTDAAKENTCYCGAVAKRQEKKGMEPLQGHATPALPFKETQELLLSPLPQEGPGSLAAGESSSLSASTSVSDSSQKKEEHNYSLFVSDNLGEQPTKCSPEEDEEDEEDVDDEDHDEGFGSEHELSENEEEEEEEEDYEDDKDDDISDTFSEPGYENDSVEDLKEMTSISSRKRGKRRYFWEYSEQLTPSQQERMLRPSEWNRDTLPSNMYQKNGLHHGKYAVKKSRRTDVEDLTPNPKKLLQIGNELRKLNKVISDLTPVSELPLTARPRSRKEKNKLASRACRLKKKAQYEANKVKLWGLNTEYDNLLFVINSIKQEIVNRVQNPRDERGPNMGQKLEILIKDTLGLPVAGQTSEFVNQVLEKTAEGNPTGGLVGLRIPTSKV